In one window of Labilibaculum sp. DW002 DNA:
- a CDS encoding class I SAM-dependent methyltransferase encodes MSKENTSIHEFDINLICEYYASVERQGPGSPEITRKALSFVDNLNKDSRIVDLGCGTGGQTRVLAQHSPGTVTGIDLFPKFIELFNRNSRQANLQDRVKGIVGSMDDLHFKDEELDLIWSEGAIYNIGFERGLNEWRKFLKTGGYIAVSEASWFTQERPKEIEDFWMDAYPEIDTIPNKVAQMQKAGYKPVASFILPDNCWIDDFYAPQVAAQEAFLAKHAGNRAAEGFIANQRHEQQLYNKYKAYYGYAFYIGQKI; translated from the coding sequence ATGAGTAAAGAAAATACTTCAATTCACGAATTCGATATCAATCTAATCTGCGAATACTACGCAAGCGTAGAACGACAAGGGCCCGGTAGTCCTGAAATAACGCGTAAAGCTTTAAGTTTTGTCGATAATTTGAACAAGGATTCGCGCATTGTGGATCTTGGTTGCGGTACAGGCGGGCAAACCCGAGTGCTAGCACAACATTCGCCGGGAACTGTTACAGGTATCGACTTGTTTCCCAAATTTATCGAACTTTTCAACAGAAATTCTCGTCAAGCAAATCTTCAAGACAGAGTAAAGGGGATCGTTGGTTCAATGGACGACCTGCACTTTAAGGATGAAGAGCTAGACCTCATTTGGTCGGAAGGAGCTATCTATAATATCGGTTTTGAACGTGGCCTAAATGAGTGGCGAAAGTTTCTAAAAACAGGTGGCTATATTGCTGTTTCAGAAGCTTCATGGTTCACACAAGAGAGACCTAAGGAAATAGAAGACTTTTGGATGGATGCTTATCCGGAGATAGATACGATTCCAAATAAAGTCGCTCAAATGCAAAAGGCCGGCTACAAACCTGTGGCTTCTTTTATTTTGCCGGATAACTGCTGGATTGATGATTTTTATGCACCGCAGGTGGCTGCACAGGAGGCGTTTTTAGCCAAGCATGCTGGCAATAGGGCTGCAGAAGGTTTTATAGCCAATCAGAGGCATGAGCAGCAATTGTACAACAAATACAAGGCTTATTATGGTTATGCTTTCTATATAGGGCAAAAAATCTAA